The following is a genomic window from bacterium.
CCTGCAGCTTCTCCAAAACCGCGGAGCCCGTCGGCGTGCGGCGCAAGGCGATCTCCGCGTCGGCGAGCGGGCGGGAGAGAGCGCGGCGGGGGCTCTTGATCAGGCCGGTCCAAGCGTCCGGCTGAACGCTCTGAATGGCTCGCTTCGCCGCCTGCGCCAGTTCCAGCGCCGCGGCGTCCCGGTCCTTGGCGCCGTCCTGCGCCAAGACCAGCCACGGCTCGAACAGCGGATGCGCAAGAAGGCGGCCGTGGACGGGCCACGGGACCGTCGGCAAAGCGTTCCGAAAGCCTCGCTTCAACCCGCAGACCGCCCGCAGGCCGGTGCGCGACAGGAACCCCGCCACCGCAACCGACTGCGCCGGATCTTCGAACCGTCCCGTCTCGTCGATGGCCAAATGCCAAGCCACCGACGCCTTCCCCCGCGTCTTCGGCACGACGACACCCCCAAGCGGCCTGAGTGGCGAGTCTACCAGAAAAAGGAGGAGCCACTCTGCTTATGAATTGGGGAGGAGCGTCCAGTTCGGGACCCACTCGGTGGCGTCGGCCGCGAAGCGGGCCAGCCAAGGGTGCATGGCCAGCTCCGCGCGGGAGCACAGAACGAACACCTGCGCCCGGGCACGGCTCAACGCGACGTTGACCAGCCGCGCCGAATCCTCGCTCTGCGTCAAGAACCAGCCGTTCGGTTCGACGGGATCGAAGACGACCACGTCCGCCTCCGAGCCCTGCATGCGGTGAATCGTCCCGGCCCGCACCCGAGTGGAGCGAAGCGCGGCGATCGTCTTCGCCAGCAGCCGGGCCTGCGCCGCGTAGGGGCTGGCGACGAGCACGGAACCCGAGAAGAGTGGGTCGGCCAGAAGAGCCTCGACGAGGGCGCGCGCCACGGCCGCGGAACGGTCCCAGACGGCGCCGTGGGCCGCCTTCTGCGGCTGCGGCGCGAGTTCTCCCGCGCCCGGCGGCGGATCACATTCCGCCGGCGGAACGAGGACGAGGGGCTCGATCGGCCATTGGGGAAGCCGCGGCGGCGAGGGGGGCGTTCCGAAGGTTCTGAGGCGGCCCTCGTAGAACGTGTCGGAGACGACCGCGCAGATCTCGGGGGCCATGCGGAACTGGTCTTGGAGAAGGACCATCGCCCCCCGCTGCATCAGATCGCGCCGCGCGGCGGGATCGCGCAGCCCCGCGGCGTCCAGCGCGCTCCAGCCGAACCAAGCCCGCGCGACGCCCGTCTCGCTCGAGCCCTTCGTCACCGGCGGAAGCTGCATGACGTCGCCGCCCAGGCACCAAGCGCCGACCTGCGCCCCCGCGAGCCGGCAGAGGGCCGCCGCGGGGACCATCGAAGCCTCGTCGATCAAGGCGACGTCGTAGCCGCGCCCGCCGATCGCGTCGGAGTGGGCGAACGACGTGGTCGTCGTCGCGACGCAGCGCGCGTCCTGCGCGAGGCGGGCGAGAACGAAGCTCCGCTCGGTCTCGAGGCTCTTCCGCCGGCGCTCGAGATCGACGGCGCGGACGCGCAGCGCCGCGCGCTTCTCCGTCGCCGAGGACGGCGCGGCGGCCAGCTCGTTCGCCACCCGACGCTGACCCTCCGCCACTTCCGCGAGCGCCCTCGCGAAGGCGTCCAGCGTCTCCGTCCAGCGCAGCAAGTGCTTCCGCTCCGGATCCTCGTTGAGGCGACGGTCCTGCGGGCGGCCGGCGCGGATGACGGCCCCTTCGGGCAGGCGCAGGGCGTGTGCCTTGCACGCATCGTCGATCGCCAGCAGCAAGACGTCCACCGCGGCGTTGCTCGTCGAAACGGCGAGGACCGTCCGGCCGGCGGCGAGATGGGCCGCGGCGATCGCCGCCATCGTCTTGGTCTTTCCCGTGCCCGGCGGGCCCCACACGATCGACGCGCGCCGGCCTCCCGCGGCGAACGCATCCTTCTGCGCCGGGCGCAGACCCTGCGGCGGAGGTCCCATCTCGTTGAGCGGTTCGGCGAACGCCGCGAAGTTCCGCGCGCCGTTCAGCGCCAGGAAGTCCGCCGGCAGTTCATTCAGGCCGGCGGCCCACTGGTCCAAGGCGGCGAGAAACGGAAACGGCGAGACTTCGAAGCGCTCCCCCGGTTGGGGGCGCGTTTCGCCGGAGACCCGCAGCGTCAGCGTCCCTTCGGGCGCGTCGATCCAAGTGACCGCCCCGCGCCAGCGACCGCCGCTCTCTTGGGCCGCCCCATCCACGAACGTGTCGTCGAGGTGCGCCGT
Proteins encoded in this region:
- a CDS encoding AAA domain-containing protein, whose product is MPAWTTGPSGRRTTWRRRSPVRPIAEVVAATPLTVETLRLAVKQERRVSEQPVVVEIGQVESLGVEGLYDVRFLPARVHLRDGKTAHLDDTFVDGAAQESGGRWRGAVTWIDAPEGTLTLRVSGETRPQPGERFEVSPFPFLAALDQWAAGLNELPADFLALNGARNFAAFAEPLNEMGPPPQGLRPAQKDAFAAGGRRASIVWGPPGTGKTKTMAAIAAAHLAAGRTVLAVSTSNAAVDVLLLAIDDACKAHALRLPEGAVIRAGRPQDRRLNEDPERKHLLRWTETLDAFARALAEVAEGQRRVANELAAAPSSATEKRAALRVRAVDLERRRKSLETERSFVLARLAQDARCVATTTTSFAHSDAIGGRGYDVALIDEASMVPAAALCRLAGAQVGAWCLGGDVMQLPPVTKGSSETGVARAWFGWSALDAAGLRDPAARRDLMQRGAMVLLQDQFRMAPEICAVVSDTFYEGRLRTFGTPPSPPRLPQWPIEPLVLVPPAECDPPPGAGELAPQPQKAAHGAVWDRSAAVARALVEALLADPLFSGSVLVASPYAAQARLLAKTIAALRSTRVRAGTIHRMQGSEADVVVFDPVEPNGWFLTQSEDSARLVNVALSRARAQVFVLCSRAELAMHPWLARFAADATEWVPNWTLLPNS